ctttttactagtgtattagtcgtcttttgaccacgttacatctttggtctcagttttgttttattcttcatcttaggaggctattgatcacgttttagggggctggccattcggccatgcctgaacctttcacttatgtattttcaacagtggagtttctgcacaccatagattaagggtgtggagctctgctgtacctcaagtttcaatacaattactattactttctattcaattctcttttattcttattccaagatatacgttgcacaacattttgatgaatgtgatgatccgtgacactcatcatcattctcacctatgaacgtacgtgactgacaaccacttccgttctactctaggccgggcgtaTATCTCTTatattccccaacagaatcttcgtggtataagctagatagatggcggcattcatggggatccggaaagtctaaccttgtctgtggtattccgagtaggatcccgggaatccggaaagtctaaccttgtccgtggtattccgagtaggattccggtattgaatgactgtgacgagcttcaaactcctgaaggctgggcgtgatgacaaacgcaaaagaatcaatggattctactccaacctgattgagaaccgacagatgattagccgtgctgtgacagagcatttggaccattttcactgagaggatgggatgtagctatcaacaagggtgatgcctccagacgattagccgtgcagtgacagcgcataggaccatttttccgagaggattaaaagtagccattgatgatggtgatgccctacatacagcttgccatggaaaggagtaagaaggattggatgaatgtaataagaaagtagagataagaaaggattctagcatctccacacgcctatctgaaattcccactattgatttacataagtatttctatcctattttattttttgtttatttattaatttcaaaatcatcataaatcaattaatctgcctaactgagatttacaaggtgaccatagcttgcttcataccaacaatctctgtgggatcgacccttactcacgtaaggtattacttggatgacccaatacacttgctggttaagttgaacggagttgtgagattctctaacagtgcctgaaactcttttatcacaattttgtccaccagtcAATCATGCACAATTAATTCATAgatttagaaaataaagataaggctACCACATCAAAGGCTACCACATCAAAGTAAtagaataactcataatataactcaagatctcatgcattttactactttcttttcaaaagatttttctttttaagcttAGTAGGCAATACGTGAGACATCTTCTaaccataaaaatttcaaaaattgaactACTAAACTAGAAAGTAAAGAAAATCCTAATTAGTGATCATGAAAAAGTTAGAATAAAAACAGGAATTAAGATAAAGGAAAGGATAATGAAACTTAACCACCTCAATTATAGTGGCTGCTGATCTTTCATGAAGGTGATTCACTTTCCTTTGGTGCCTTTGATGATAATATCATCTTAGAGCTTGctctgcaacaccaaacttaaaaagtttaatTGTCCCCAAGTAAAGAAAACTTAGTCCcttgttggcgtttaaacgccaagacTGCTTCCCTTATGAAAGTTGAATGCCCATGctctcttctcccttttggcgttgaacgcgagTAAGGGGCACCCTCCAGGGTGGTTTTTTTTCTCCTACGCGATTCTGCTCCAAGGCACTCTGTTCTTCCATTCTGAGTTCTTCTATCACTATTTTAAGCCCTGTACATAATCACAAACATTAGAAACCCTAGGAAAACtttcaaaattaagaaaaaaagaataaagaaaaataaaactaagataagattgaaataaactaaaagatacttatggttgggttacctcccaacaagcgcttctttaatgtcattagcttgacacttgattgttgatttttctttctcttcttccagttggtgaAAAGAAATGACTCCAAGGGGAAAGCGGAGAAGATTAGtgccctcaaatttgaattcctcctaacaagttttctttttttgttttcaactTGATTCTCCTTGCTCTTGACCTTGCCAACCAAAATATGGATAATTCCTCCATCCATAGTAATTTGAATCACTCCttaggtgtgagtagtaacccatgtgattgCTCTCCATGATTGTTCCTTAGCAAAAAATACCAAACAAAACTAAACACACCAGGTGGTAAATAGAAAAGCAAGGAAGaaagaacaaaataaattttttatagataaaaagaataataaagaaaaatgaaaataagataaaatgtaagagaaaaatgaaaataaaataaaaataagataaaataagcaattaactaaaataatttgaaaataacGATGGAAGATTtacttaaaattttcgaaaatttaaaaagaaagggttttaaaagtttttgaatttcaaaaagggagaaaaagataaactaaagaaacactaaacttagattttgaaatttaaaatttgaatttaaatgaaaaagtCAAATAACTAGAATCaaggaaaagataaataagataaagatcaagaataaaaaatataaacaagatctgatttgaaaacttaaaaaataattaaaaataaaaagaaaatatttaaattttttgaaatttaaaaagaaaaataaaatattaaaagacaccatacttttaaaattaaaacaagataaagcaagatttgaaatttaagatgcagtttttgaaaattacaaaagtcaattaaatattttgaaattcaaaaattagaaagaaaaagtcaaGAGAAAGAAACAAGGTAAGATAAGATTTGAGAATTTAAagcttttgaaattcaaatttgaaagaaagaaagaccaaaggaacatcaaacttaaaattaaaacagGATAAAGTAaacagttaattaaaaagatttgaaaataaagatagaaatttgatttaaaaactttcaaaaatttagagagaaaaagtcaagtaaagattttgaaattcaagtttgaaagaaagaaaaactaacaaaatactaaatttttaaattttgaaattaaaataaagataagataacaaaattttaaaatcgagtaaaagataagataaagatctaagaaaaagataaacaagatatgattaaatttatttaaacaaaaatattactaacgggacaccaaacttaaaatttgaaattaaatcaaaagaagataaagatgcaagaattaattaaaaattttttcgaacAATTGAAAGaaaggaattttttattttgaaattcaaaatgaaagaaaaaaaactaaaggaataccaaacttaaaatttgaatttaaaataaagacaagataagataatcaaaatttgaaaaatcaaggaaaaagataaataagataaagattAAACATTAGGAAAGATAACAAGATaggatttgaaaatttaaaaatcactaataagaaacaccaaacttaaagtttaaaattaaatcaagaaatattcaaaaattaagaagtgAAAGATaagtaatattaattttttttaattttaacagaaaaatactaaaagaacaccaaatttaaaaattttgaaatcaaactgGAAAAAGCACCTAAAATATTtcgaacaaaaagaaagaaagaaaaggtaaaacaagatagaaataaaaaaattcaagaaagcAATCAagacaattttcgaaaatcaagagaaagaaaaataatttactaAAACTACTAAGaaatactaaacttaaaatttgacacaaaaatttgaaaaagagaaaaagatgactaaagatgaaaatttttttgaaaagttttaagaaaagaaaacaaaaaaggttTGAAAACTTAACAAGAAACACAGTTAAAAGAAAAGACCCGTAAAAAGTACCTGATCTAAGTACCAGATAACTTGTTGGTCTAGGTGATGTATCCTCAAGTTGTAGTTCAATACTATTTGGGTTAGGGCTCACAAGAACTCACATAGAATAAGGGGgcatacttccgttctaccctagatTCTTTTATATGAAGAAagacaatacatcatagaatggaatcaaacatatattaaaatagaaaagtaatcatATTAATCCATGTAAAtaagtagagctcctaaccttaatttggaaagtttagttgctcatgctttACAAAGAAAATATAGAAGAAGGTGTAAAGTAATGTAACAGATGCTATGCTATAAACAGTATTCACAACCAGATCAAGATGTAGatttttaaacacaaattcaaattataataaatagcAGCTTCAAACATCATCATTATAGATCAAGATAGAAACAACTCCCTCTTTTATCATTAAGGAGGGACACCTGCATTGAAAAATGTAACAACTCTAATTTTTGCACTAACgcgagtttttcttaaaataatattttaaagcgaTTAATTTGATTTTGACGAGTCGACTTTGATCCCGatgtaaaataaatgataatataattttattattatgttatttatttatttcacttgcTCTAATTATAATGAAGcctagataataatattaatattattatcaagtcCAACTTTTGCTGATATATGTAATTGTCAGTATTTCTTAATGAGCTTAGagttgctaatgcttcatcaaatatctttcatccttaagttactaatgtcatttatattagtaactcatatttAACCCtaaatatattattacttgtgtaataatatatccaattttcataattatccgtttaagatatttataacttgaaccgCTGGTGCGCGAAATTATAACGCGCActactgaaccagcaagtgcaccgggttgtccaagtaatacctcaggtgagtgagggtcgatcccatgaggattgtcgaATTGAGCAAGTAATGGTTATCatatagatcttagtcaggcaaatagaaaagatggttgttgaATGCGCATAAagtaaataaagaaagcaataaagaaataacaaagaaacaatgaTGAGAAACCAGTTAAGGCTTCAAAGATACTTTATCTTTCTAGATTAACTTTTCTCACTGATTACTTCGataacgaatgattcattcaatggcaaagctgtaagtgattaactcatgtcctctcatcaagttaatctccCCTAAACCATAGCTCCACACCGTATTTgagtaactcatgtcctctcatcaagttagctCATAGTGCTTCACTATAGCTGGGGATGAAGCCCATGCAATCCACTCTCCTTTtgttgatcctactcaaaacaccacagacaaggtcggatcttccagatcGGAGAATGATGCTTTATTATTCTAGCCTTAGCACTACAGAGACCTCATTTATCCaagactaacaggattatatgtcatgtatcccaattagcccaggTACTCTCTTGGAACCTGTGACGCACTCTCAAGCTATAGCTCAATACAATCCGGTTCAGGACTCGCATGAACTTTTGTAGAATAAGGGGCCATACCTTCGTTCCAACCCAGATTCATTAAGATGAAGGGAgaaaatgcatcatagaatagaatcaaacatatattgaaatagaacagtaatattattaatccataggaatcagcagagctcctaaccttaacttaggaggtttagttactcatactGTACAGAAAATAGTGTATAAGTTTCAAATGTGTGGGAGAAGATCCTTAATAATGGTGATCTTcccttctatatatactaatactAAATCTAAAAAGacattaataataattagaagttacaaaaataaaataaactaagctaaggatgcaaaaatccacttctaggcccacttggtgagtgtttgggttgagcttggcgtccaacttgaAGAAGTGGCCGTTGAACTCCCACTAAGGGTAAATATGTTGCTTCTTTGCTCCCCTtgtggtgttgaatgccagtcttGAATGTTCATCGCTGGCTTCAgtcctcttggggcgttgaacgccagaatgggggTGGTTTAGGTGTTCAACACCCATTTTGGGCAGTCCAATCCAAAGaaaactatagactattatatatttctgaaaagccctaaaagttagctttccaacaccattAAGAATGCAGAAATTGAATCTCTATAGCTCCAGCAATACTCATTTGAATGCATAGAAGTCAGAATTTGACAGCATCTAcactcctttctttgcctctgaatcagactttgctaaaacttgccaaattcacccaaaaattacctaaaatcataagaaaaacacaaaatcttaaagtagcatccaaaaagtgaattttgcattaaaacttactaaaacataataaaccttaacaaaatatactaaaaacactaagagaataatgccaaaaagcgtataaaatatccactcatcagaacaccaaacataaaatgttgcttgttctcaagcaactaAAACAAAGTAGGactaaaaaaaagaagagaaagatacaATAAGTCTTAAagtttttcaatgaagctcagttccaactACTGAGTAGGGTTGATAGTTCAttacttctaaacagttttggcatcttactttccCTTTGAAGCTCAGAGGCATTGGCATCTCTCAGAATTAGAATCTGGATGATATTATTGGTTCTATTCTTTAAgctcttcttgattcttgaacatagcttgcttttggtgctttgcaccttttgaGCCTAGCTGTGACTCTAAGCGTTATGTTTTtccgtattaccaccggatacatcaatgccacaggcacttaactgggggaaccctttggatCCGAATTTAGCTTTGCTCAAATTCCCAAATAGTGGTGCCCAAagttcttaagcgtactcttttACTTTGAATTACGACTTTAATTgctcagtcttaagcttttcacttgacaccttcacaccacaagcatttagttagggatagcaGTTCCATTGAGCTCTTTAGGCTAATTTTTAaccttcctaaccattgatgctcaaagccttacaTCCTTTTATtagttttcttctcttttttttgaatAGGAATTTTGTTTCTTTGCATCAagattataaataatttggatttttctgataaccaataatacttctctagaTGCATTGTTCTTCTAAGAGTCAACACCCTCAACTTCAAGACAATTATGCACAAttaattcatgcattcagaaaataaaTACAAGGCCACCACTTTTTAGAAGGAATGTATTATAGTCAACTCAAGAAATCTtgtattttactacttctttAGAAGAAAacgaaattttatttaaatttaatggaATGATAAGTGGAACATCTTATACTTAATTGACAAGAATGAAAATTAATTActggaaaaataaagaaaatcctactagtgatcatgtaatctTAGATATGAAAAACAGGAAGGAATTAGAATAGGAACAGAACAGgggtgaaactcaaccaccttaatcatgGTGGTCATTGCCTTTTTCAGAAGCTAGCTTCTGGCGCTTCTGTTCTTCTAATGCTCACCCTTGCTTCTCATGTTCTTCAACCAGCTTCTGTAGCATACAAGACTGGTTCTTTTGCTCCTCTCTTAATTGGTCCATAGTGGATTGCAACTTCTCAACAGATGCTGCCAGTTGATTCCAATATTCAATTGGAGGGATACACTATTCTTAAGATGGCTCAGGTGTTTTCCTCTTAGGAGAGTCAACTGATTGCTGAATCTTATCTGGTGCTGGCCCCCCTAGTGCTCTCCATATTTTCCTTGGTAATTGGGGTTTCTACTGGGATGCACGTGTCTCTGTCAATCAGGATTCCTGTCTCACTACACAAGCGGGAGATGAGGTATGGAAAGGCTAGCTTGTTCTGAGTTGAAGTCTTGTTTGTGAGTTTATACAACTCACAAGGGATTAGTTGGTGAACTTCCACCTCATTACCCATCATGATGTGATGGATCATTACAGCTCGTCtaacagtaacttcagaacggttgctaatGGAAAGtatggaatgcccaatgaagtccagccaaccCCTAGCAACTGGCTTGAGATCCATCCTCCTTAGTTGGTTTGGTTTACCTTTTTTGTTGTTGATTCATTAAGTTCCGGACAGACATATGTTCTTAAGGACTTGATCTAGCCTCGGATTAGCTTGTACCATCCTATTAAAGGAGTTAGGGTCATCCTTTTACAGGGCAATTTCAAAATCTCCCTTACCTTATCCAGATTGAAATGCAAAGTCcttcctcggaccatggtgcgctATGTATGGAATCCCTGTCCctctttcttttgtttctctGTCATCCACATATTTGCATAAAATTTATGGACCATTACTATTCCAATATTGGTTCTAGGGTTGGCTAGAACTTCCCAACCCCTTATTCAAATCTGCTCTTGAATTTctgggtattcatcttcttttaagtCAAACTTGACTTCCGGAATCATTGTCTTCTTGCACATTACATTATAGTAGTGTTCTTCATGAAGCTTGGAGTAGAATCTGTAAGGTTTATTGGCAGCGGTGGGTGGTGcactttcttttttgtttcttgatGTAGATCTTCCATTTCTTAGAGCCATATATTATAAATAAGTGAAACAGCAACGCTcttgccacaccaaacttaaaaggtttgctcgtcccgaGCAGAAAGGAGAAGTAGAGGGGACGTATGAAAGAGGAAAAGGAGcgtgagggagagagaaagattCAAAAGTGGAGGAAGAGGGAGGGAGGGTTTTAAAAGGGGAAAAGATAatcaattttgaatttataaagatatgatcaaagagaaaacaagatatGATCGAAAATCAATTTGAATGAAGGAAGATtggaaaaagtttttgaaagaaGATTACATAGAAGGAGAGCACATTcataaaaaagatatgaaagataagatatagattaaaaagatttgaactaaaaaagatttgatttgagaaGATAGGATTGGAAATTAAATTGTTGAAAGAGATATTGGATAAATGGttcaaattcaatttaaattaaaagaaaaagtgatttgaagagaaaattgatgaaaagataaggttttgaaaagatatggtttgaccaagtcaacccctCCTTCCCTTCTTTGGAAATTCGAATTTTGGCTCTCCCcctcctgggtgttcaacgccaaggtctgacgttgaacgccaggggttccttgtttttttttttcattgaagggggcgttcaacgccaagaattTGTGTTGAACGCCCATAAGGGACCATGGAATGGCCCTGAGCTCGCCCagcctgggcgttcaatgccaacccTTCACTCCCtaatgggcgttggacgcccattGCCTCCTTTCTCGGCATTCAATGGCATCATTTCTCCCttttttgggcattgaacacccaactTCCTCCTtgtctggtgttcaatgccagcaaggAGTTCTGATTTCACTTCTGAAATTTCTGTCTTTATTCTAAGTGTTGTGCATGATCACAAACATCAAAAAGCAAAGGAAAACTATGAAAATTAATAGGAAGAAgactaaaaatgaattaaaacgaGAATAAACAAAAGGACTAGAACAGTAATATActacttatggttgggttgcctcccaacaagcgcttgtttatcgtcattagcttgacctTACTGCTATCATGTTAGCAGCAGTGCAGATTTTTCCTACTCAAGAGTATCTCCTAGGTAATGCTTGACCTTCTGTCCATTAACTGTGAACCTCTTGTCCGAATGGCGGCTTTGGAGCTCTATATGACCATAAGGTGACACATTAGTGACTAAAAAAGGTCCTGTCCATCTGGACTTGAGCTTCCCATGAAAGAGTTTGAGTTTGGAATTGAAGAGTAGAACCTTCTAGccaggctcaaagactctagaggACATCTTTTTATCATGCCAATTCTTGTCCATTTtcttgtagatttttgcattttcaaatgcagcatgtcggaattcatccaactcatttaactggagtaaccttttttctcctgcagctttaGCATCAAAGTTGAGGAGGTTGTCTAGTAAGCtctgtgttccagttccactggcagatgacaggccttaccatagaCCAACTAGTAGGGGGACATTCCAATAGGGGTCTTGAAAGCTGTTCTATACGCCCAGAGAGCGTCGTCAAGCTTCCTTGCCCAGTCCTTCCTAGAGGTGTTCACTATCCtctccaggattcttttgagctccctgttagagacctcaacttgttcatttgtctgtggatggtaggGGGATGCCACTCTGTGGCGAACACCATAATGTTGCAGAATTGAGTCAAGCTGTCTGTTATAGAAGTGACTgcctccatcactaattagtatcCTTGGGACACCGAATTTactaaaaatgtattttttaaggaacttcattactacccaaatgtcattagtgggtgatgcgattgcctcaacccatttagacacatagtctACTACCACAAGGATGTATGTGTTCAAATATAAAGGTGGAAAAGGCCCCAAAAAGTCTAtgtcccatacatcaaacaactcaattttcaAGATCCCTTGTTGTGACATCTCATGATTATGAGAGAGATTTCCAACACGTTGACAACTGTCATAGTTGCGGATAAATTCTCGGGAGTCCTTGAAGAGTGTTGGCCAAAAGAagccgctctgaaggaccttggtggttgttcgctcaccttCAAAATGACCTCCATAATTTGAgtcatggcagtgccataggatttgCCGTATTTCCTCCTCAGACACGCAACGGTGGATTATGCCTTTTGAGAACCTTTTGTAAAGGTATGGTTCGTCCCACAAATAGTACTTAGCATCATGGATGAGTTTTCGAACTTGCTGTCTACTGTACTCCTTGAGGATGAACCTtatagctttatagtttgcaatgtcagcGAACCAACGTGCTTTGCGTATTGCAAAGAGTTGTTCATCCAGAAAGGTCTCGGATATCTCAGTAGTGGGGGGAGACGTCCCCATTGTAGGTTCGATTTgggacaagtgatcagccacCTAGTTTTTCGATCCTTTCCTGCCTCTAATCTCTATGTCAAATTCttgcaggagtaatacccatcttatcaATCTTGGTTTAGAGTCCTGCTTGGAAAAAAAGgtatttgagagcagcatggtcagtatagatAATAACCTTAAACCCaattaaataggatctgaacttgtcaatggcataaactactACAAGTAACTCATTCTCTGTGGTGGTGTAGTTTCTTTGTGCattatttaaaacacgactggcataatagaTGATGTGCAAGAGCTTATCATGTCTCTGTCCCAAAATTGCACCAattgcatgatcactggcatcacacattagttcgaatggtaggtcccagttgggtgcagaaatgacaggtgCAGAGATAAGCATTGATTTTAGAGTTTCGAAGGCATGCAGGCACTCCCTGTTAAAAACAAAAGGAGTGTCAGTAGCTAGGAGATTGCACAGGAGTTTCACAATTTTGGAGAAGTCTTTTATAAGCCTCCTATAGAAACCTGCATGTGCTAAGAAACTTCTAATTGCTCtgacattagcaggtggtggtaactgttcaattacttccaccttggCCTGATcgacctctattcctttgttcgaaatccgatgtccaagaacaattccttccgTTACCATGAAATGgaatttttcccaatttaaaactaggttcGTTTCTTGGCATCGTTGTAGAACTAAAGAGAGATGTTTAAGGCATGAATCAAAtgaatcaccaaaaatagagaaatcatccatgaatacctcaaggaatttttcaaccatgtcaaaaaaaaaatggaaagcatacacctttgaaaggtggcaggtgcattacagaggccaaatggcattcttctgtaagaaAACACGCCGTATGGGCATGTCAATgttgtcttttcctgatcctgGGGGTCTACTAtaatctgattatagcctgaatagccatccaagaagcagtagaATGCATGTCCAGCCAGTCTctccagcatctggtctatgaatggttgAGGG
The sequence above is drawn from the Arachis hypogaea cultivar Tifrunner chromosome 4, arahy.Tifrunner.gnm2.J5K5, whole genome shotgun sequence genome and encodes:
- the LOC140184142 gene encoding uncharacterized protein — translated: MGTSPPTTEISETFLDEQLFAIRKARWFADIANYKAIRFILKEYSRQQVRKLIHDAKYYLWDEPYLYKRFSKGIIHRCVSEEEIRQILWHCHDSNYGGHFEGERTTTKVLQSGFFWPTLFKDSREFIRNYDSCQRVGNLSHNHEMSQQGILKIELFDVWDIDFLGPFPPLYLNTYILVVVDYVSKWVESSKAAIRTRGSQLMDRRSSIT